GGAAATTGCCCTCGATCCACTTGAAGGCACGACCATTTGTGCGACCGGTGGACCGAATGCGCTCTCGGTAATTGCCGCCGCCGATGAAGGCGGCTTCCTGCATGCCCCCGACACGTATATGGACAAGATCGCCGTAGGGCCCGTCGGGCGCGGCGCGATCGACATCGATAAGTCTCCAACCGAGAACCTCAAGGCTCTCGCGGAGGTGAAGGGTGTACCGGTAGAAGACCTGACCTGCGTGATTCTCGATCGGCCGCGCCACGAGCGACTGATCGAGGAGGTGCGTCGCGTCGGTACGCGCATCAAGCTGATCAAGGACGGCGACGTGTCGGCTGCGATCGCGACCTGCAGTCGCTCGCACAACGTCGACATCCTGATCGGTATCGGAGGCGCACCCGAGGGCGTGATCGCCGCTGCCGCATTGCGTTGTCAGGGTGGGGATATCCAGGCGAGGCTCACGCCGCGCAATGCGAATGAGGTCGAGCGCGCCAAAGCCATGGGGGTCACGGACGTGAACGCCAAGCTCACGATCGACGATCTGGCCTCCGGCGCGGTCATGTTCGCCGGTACGGGAGTGACCGAAGGTGACTTTTTGAAGGGGGTGCGCTTTCGGCCTGAAGGAGCCCTGACGCACTCGGTCGTCATGCGCAGTCAGACCATGACCACGCGCTGGATCGAGGCCGAACACAACTTCCGCTTCAAACCCCGGTAGGTCAGCGATTCACGCAGGGAAGCGGCGGAATGCCCGCGGGATTCCATGCACACTGGAAGACGCGGGCCTTCTGGAGCCCCCAGCCGGGGAGTGTTGGCCCCAGTTGGATTTCCGAGTCGGCACTCGTGCCTTCAACTATCTTGTGAAAACCTTCAAGAACGTCGGATAGTTGTTCCGGTAGAGGGGCTATCCAGTGTACGATAGGGCAGTTGACCTGCGAGGCGCTTGGTGCCAGACTGAAAAGTGCCATAGCGGCAAAGATTAACCTTGTCCTTTGCACACTCGGTATTCGCGTCACAGGTTGGCCATGTCTTGAGTTGATCGGTGAAGCGGGCGCAGGGGCGATGGCGTTGGGAGTTGGGAATGAAAGAGTTGGTAGAGCTGATCGTCAAGGCGCTGGTGGATCAACCGGAAGCGGTGGAGATTACTGAGGTCAAAGGCAATCACGCACACGTGATTGAGCTCAACGTCGCCAAAGAGGACCTGGGCAAGGTAATCGGAAAGGGTGGCGCCCACGCTTCAGCGATTCGCACCATTCTGGCCGCTGCAAGCGGTAAAGAGAACAAGCGATACATCCTGGAGATCATCGAGGTCTGACCTCTGAGTGGGAATCCTGCCGCGACCGTGAGCGAACGCGTGCTTCGCGCGTTCCGCGCTCCAACGGGCGAAGGTGTCGAAGAAATCGCGCAGTGCCCCCTGTGGGTCCCGCGAAGCGAGTTCTTGAACGCGCTCGCAGAAGCCGAGGATGCGTATTCGGCGGGCGAAGCCGTCTGGTCCGTTTCTGAACCCTGGCTCGAGGCGAACGCTGCTCTCGCGCAGGATCCCAGTGTCTTGCTAGACGAGTTCTCGGACTGGGCCCTGCTACTGGATCGCTACTCGACAGTGAACATCGTGGATCGTCAGGGCCACAGCGAGATCCAGTGGACCAACCTCCACGACCATCCATGCGACGCCCGCGAATGCGCCTTTCGCCAGGGCGCGATCACTGCGCTCCTCCAGACCTGCGCAGCGAGCGAA
This region of bacterium genomic DNA includes:
- a CDS encoding KH domain-containing protein: MKELVELIVKALVDQPEAVEITEVKGNHAHVIELNVAKEDLGKVIGKGGAHASAIRTILAAASGKENKRYILEIIEV
- a CDS encoding fructose-bisphosphatase class II family protein; this encodes EIALDPLEGTTICATGGPNALSVIAAADEGGFLHAPDTYMDKIAVGPVGRGAIDIDKSPTENLKALAEVKGVPVEDLTCVILDRPRHERLIEEVRRVGTRIKLIKDGDVSAAIATCSRSHNVDILIGIGGAPEGVIAAAALRCQGGDIQARLTPRNANEVERAKAMGVTDVNAKLTIDDLASGAVMFAGTGVTEGDFLKGVRFRPEGALTHSVVMRSQTMTTRWIEAEHNFRFKPR